The sequence below is a genomic window from Oreochromis niloticus isolate F11D_XX linkage group LG3, O_niloticus_UMD_NMBU, whole genome shotgun sequence.
ggtcctcgtcacaaaacatgacattactgttttgtacattttatcaCAATTGAATCCCCACatttttgaaagaaaagcaaaacacttttgaaaagtctgtaacaaaaccatcaaatctgataaaggttatttaaatgctgctaaagTCGACTACTgccaaagaagaatggattggaataaaaaaaaaaaaacatatcctaaccttaattactgtgGGAAAATAATGGTGCtcacagtgagtgaaaaagtaaactcagtgcatttttggacagagatACACTtcaaatgtgtatgtataatataacgCAGATACAAAagaaatacactccaaaacagaagagtccttgaaatgtacaaaatattattaaaagattagAAAAATGGAGACACCTTGGCCTGgtatgaaaagatctttactgcagatgctactatggctctgcagatatttttgttttcttttaacctatgtcgcctcaccttgaggttggcaaaTCTGTCGATCACATTTTGGTGGTCAAGTCTCTCAACCATCTCTTTCTCAgttgacatcacagccaggtgctggagTCTGCTTTGACCCATGGTCCTTCTCAGCCAGGTATGGAGCCGACTCAAGACTCTAAAAGACCtttcacagctacagctgctaactgggtttgttagggcaacctgaataacagttttcagtTTGGGGAAGATCTGATTATCCAGAAGATTGTACAATGTTAACATATCTGGGATGGCATCAGCCTCACTCTTGAGCTTCAAAAAGAGTTTGACAACCGtgacttcctctgactgaagcTCAATATGGTAATGCAGTGCCAGGGCTGACAACCCAGTTTgctttgcagattctgtatagcagctttaatatagggagaaaaCAACTTCCAGATTATATGAGTAAAATTACTTGGggtttttctttgccagtttaacggtttctgttttgcctgttagtATTCCATGTCTggtttcttacctggttcttcctgaacttgtactttctcctcatgttcccctctttcctctctccctctttggactgacaatcacacacaaaaatagATTGTATTTAattagattatttaaaaaaaaaaaaactattaagatgactaataaaaaagtcctctctcggtgtactttcaaccaaaaggcaaataaccaaaccacatgtacatctaataaaggatataaatattaaaaacactgatccaacattatcctttattgatggatcatttgatttGATCTTATATGAACTCGGCTCTCcttctgtacacacacacacacaaacacacacacacacacacacacacaacaggagttataaggttaatgggcatccagtcagttagctagttagtaccttGGGTTCAATATAAGCACAtgcacatatgacaaaataaccagtttctctcattacatttcaaacaggaaaGTGGTAACAACAGTAATCTACAGACAATGTCAAGTGACAATGTCactcatgtctgtcccgtctgtaacaactaaaaataaaataaaataaataataaaaacaaagatcgatcaaatggaccaatacggcaatgccatgatgatctatttggcaaaataaatccattggGTCTCCTTGTTGGTcgtcagacaacaattctgacagctaaagaaccaaatgggacaggcaaaaaaaataaaaaaaaaatagatagaTTTTAAAAAGGCTGTATAAATTGAattgggagcaacaggacggtcaaatgtcaatGATTTTACAACAAAGCAGGACAGATTGTAGGGCAGCAAACATAGTCgggaaacacgttttcaacactgcatgttacctggtgtaatgtttttcagctaaaaagaaagatggtctgactcctacctaactatataaagagtaaatgaaggttaaatgcagctcctGTTTTAAGCTAGGTACTTCCTCCTCCACTCCGTCTCAGCCACTATCGCTGTGGCAGCAACAGCGCTAGAGCcagaggctgtgtcccaattcagggtctgcatgcTTGAAGTACGCGCACTACGCGTACTatgtacggtgcgtactataagtacgagaagtgcggaaatgtatggaagcccgtttccgccactaaaaaaaaaaaaaaacgatacttaactcgaaatttcgagttatctTTCTCGAAATTTCAACTTATTTTCTCGAAATTTCGACTTAttttctcgaaatttcgagtcgaaatttcgacttagcaactcgaaatttcgacttaGTAACTCGAAATTATGAGAAAAATAACTCGAAATTATGAGAaaaataactcgaaatttcgagttagctctaccaatcagtaatctacgtgaatGACGTCATTTCCGTGTTACCCGGAAGCTGAATCCCTCAGCTACAAATGCTACAGTTATGCTAACAGTATTACAGATACGGATCATGAATTCACACATTGCTGAGTATTTTAACCGTGGCTTCACAAATGAGGAGATTCTTGCGTTATTAGCTGAATCACATGACATTACTATCAGCCTTCGTACACTTGAAAGGATTTTACACAACAACTGACTTTGGCGcagaaagaacaaaacagagGTGGGAGAGGTGGCAGCTTTTATACAAGCACAACTGGCAGCCTCAGGACAGTGTCATGGGTATCGTTGGATGCACCAGAAGTGTTGGATGAATGGCATTGTTACTGACAGAGAAACCGTTCGTCTTCTGCTCCGTTTATTCGATGGAGAAGGTGTGGCTTTGAGGTCACGAAGACGACTGCGGAGGCGAGTGTATCATAGCAGAGGCCCCAACTATGTGTGGCATATCGACGGCTACGATAAGCTGAAGCCATTTGGGATTGCAATCAGTGGATGCATTGACGGCTTTTCAAGGAGTGTAATATGGCTAGACGCTTACAAGACAAATAATGACCCGAGAGTAATTGCTGGCTACTTCATGGATGCCGTGATTCAACAAGGTGGTTGCCTTGATCGAGTGAGATTAGATCTAGGAACAGAAAACGTCCATGTGGCTCACATGCAACGATTTTTGGACTTTACAGACAATGAACCAGAAAGAGAGCACGTCATATTTGGGGCAAATACAGGAAATTAACGCATTGAAAGATGGTGGCTCATCTTACGAAGCCAGTGTATCCAGTACTGGATTGAACTATTTGACAAACTACGAGAGGATGGCCACTTCTCAGACTCTTTCTTGGACAAATCATTGGTCCAGTTCTGTTTTCTTCACATTATACAGGTGAGTTTACATAGGTGATTGCGTAAATGACATGTAGTGTAACTGTTTAATTTGTAACAACTCACACAGCCTTTGCATATTATAGAAACATCAGATATATAAAAGTACACATGAAAAGTagagtgctttaaaaaaaaaccaaaaacagttttgttaaaaataaattgcaCACATATATATCAAGGAACACAATTATACATTATAACACATTGATGATTTATATGTGTGTAGGCCTGTCTCAGTACTCGGTTAGCATTTTTGGTGGGCCAAAACTAAGTAAATAAGTAtctgtctgtccatggtgtgcgtgtgtgtgtgtgtgtgtatgtatgtgtgtgtatatatatatatgtgtatgtaacAAAGCTACATTAATGGTGTGTAAGCTAAGAAAATCAATGTAGAAGTTAGTTGTGCTTTTGTACATTAACATTTTCATATTGTATGcctgaaaatgtttcttttgtgcatttgttttcatcTAGGAAGAATTAAATGAAGTTGCTTTGGCCTGGAATGACCACAGAATGCGCCCAGCCCACAACTCCCGAAGTCCTCACGGCCGACCATCTTTTATGTATGCCCTCCCAGACATTTATGGCGCGAGGGACTGTCTCAAACATATCAATATGGACAAAGTTGAAGCCTGCCTTGAAGAATGCGTGTTCAAAGACTTTCCATGTGAAGAGGATGTTTTTCATCTCTGTGTAGAACTCATGTCAGAACATAACCTGGACTTCTCAGATGATGTGTTTCATACAGTGGATCTGTATGTAAAGCTAAGGCAGTTGATGCTTACTGAGTTGGAGCTTTTGCCTTAAAGGTTAGACATCATTATGCATTTGATTGAGGTGGCAAAAACACATTCTTTGACCCTTGTCCTTCAGGGACATCTAGGGATATTTAGTGCTTTTCCCCCcctttgtttggttttaattttgctacATTTGCTGTCTGCAACAAATATCACCCCATCTGGGTTATGGTGACTTTTGCTAAATTGAATGGCCATAAGCTACACCTATATACTTTTATTATGGATTTCTGCTTAGCTGAAGGTTGATTTTTGGTTGGCTTTTCCTGATTTttgtaatggaaaaaaaaaacgtgtttaTCATAGCCCCCTTTTGTCAAACTGCATAGCCGATGGTGTAGTTATTTAAAAGatattttcatatatttctgttttcatcTTCGAGCCTAATGTATTTGCTTCATAGTGGTTTTAGACCATACGTTCTTATTCTTTAATTGTAGGATATTGTTATTAGATCTTGCCATATTATCCTCAATCTCTTTTTAGTGTCCCATTCTTTTTTTAGaaagtttgtatttttaataattGAATTTTTGCACAAAATATTGCATATTTTTGTTAAGTGTATTGTCTTACTTTTTCCAAGTCTTGTGCTTGCAATTTGATTTTTATAAGAATACTTTAAGGTTTTTTGTGTTACTGTAAATACAGTAcagttgttattttgttttaagataagatgatgGCAAAAGACCTGTGTTTTATAATAACGTGTTCAATGAGACAAATTACATCTTTCATTTCGGTAATTTCTGGGTTTTTATTATTCTGAGGCGCAATCTGAAAAAAACCATAGGTCCATAAATCTAACTCAGTTAGGTTATCCATAtgctaaaaaatatataatcatACTGCCCATAATCAGGGAAAACAGTCAGTATATATAAAAAGGTCTcagcagtaaaaaaaatgacaataaaaaaaaggtaCTGCTACATAACCAGATATTTCAAACATCAATAATTACTCaaataaaaagatgaaaaagcatatttacaaaaaGTTGAATTCATAATTCTAAGGTGACATGCGTTGCATATCCTCCAAATAGCAGGTTTAACAGACATTATGTGCACATATGTTTTAATAATAAGGCTTTTAACGCAAAAAAATGGTTTAATTGAAATAAaccatccaaaaaaaaaaaaccctccaaaaaTTACATACAATTTTTATAGCCTTTTTAACTTGGCCCTGTTTGTCAAATACATTTTCAGGCCCCCAAAACCCATGTATGAGTGCCCCCAAAACGACAACCATCCATAAATTAATAACTCATAAAAGTTCACAGTTTAAATATCAAAATACAGCATTAAAAAGAATTGTCTTTTGGGGTGATATTTGTTGCAGACAGCAAATgtagcaaaattaaaaccaaacaaaggggggaaaaagcacTAAATATCCCTAGATGTCCCTGAAGGACAAGGGTCAAAGAATGTGTTTTTGCCACCTCAATCAAATGCATAATGATGTCTAACCTTTAAGGCAAAAGCTCCAACTCAGTAAGCATCAACTGCCTTAGCTTTACATACAGATCCACTGTATGAAACACATCATCTGAGaagtacacatatatatatatatatatatatatatatatatatatatatatatatatatatatatatatatatatatatatacacatacatacatacatacatacacatatatatatatatatatatatatatatatatatatatatatatatatatatatatatatatatatagatagatagatagatagatagatagatagatatacacacatacatacacacacacaccatggaCAGACAAATACTTATTTACTTAGTTTTGGCCCACCAAAAATGCTAAACTGAGTACTGAGACAGGCCTACACACATATAAATCATCAATGTGTTATACTGTATAATTGTGTTCCTTGATATATATGTGTAATTTTGTTTTAACAaaactgtttggttttttttaaaaagcactctACTTTTCACGTGTACTTTTATATATCTGATGTTTCTATAATATGCAAAGGTCGTGTGAGTTGTTACAAATTAAACAGTTACACTACATGTCATTTACGCAATCACCTATGTAAACTCACCTGTATAATGTGAAGAAAACAGAACTGGACCAATGATTTGTCCAAGAAAGAGTCTGAGAAGTGGCCATCCTCTCGTAGTTTGTCAAATAGTTCAATCCAGTACTGGATACACTGGCTTCGTAAGATGAGCCACCATCTTTCAATGCGTTAATTTCCTGTACTTGCTCCAAATATGACGTGCTCTCTTTCTGGTTCATTGTTTGTAAAGTCCAAAAATCGTTGCATGTGAGCCACATGGACGTTTTCTGTTCCTAGGCTGCCAGTTGTGCTTGTATAAAAGCTGCCACctctgttttgttctttctgCACCAAAGTCGGTTGTTGTGTAAAATCCTTTCAAGTGTACGAAGGCTGATAGTAATGTCATGTGATTCAGCTAATAACGCAAGAATCTCCTCATTTGTGAAGCCACGGTTAAAATACTCAGCAATGTGTGAATTCATGATCCGTATCTGTAATACTGTTAGCATATCTGTAGCATTTGTAGCTGAGGGATTCAGCTTCcgggtaacaaggaaatgacgtcattcacgtagattactgattggcagagctaactcgaaatttcgagttattttTCTCATAATTTCGAGTTACTAAGTCGAAAAtttacggaagcgtagagctgccacccacgcaaaagaaaaatagaagtatatcacgttataacgtgaaaagtttattgttctaacaagatacttttcatgtttgtacaatatactatcatgtttgtacaatatacttttcacgtttgaacaacataatatcacgttattacaatatacataattatcacgttcgtacaatataatatttatattgtacgaacgtgataattatcTTGTACGAACGTAAAAAAAAGATACCATTagaataacattttttattgtaagaaCGTGTTGCGTTTGGAAACCCAGATCCATGGTAGGTGTGGAGAGCTCACGCTCTTCAGAACTGGCACTTAACTTTCAATGCCCTGCTTTCAACATGGACACAAACACTGATAGCCCACTTCTGAGATTTCTTCGGAATCGTGGTGTACCTGAGGACTGTCTCTTACGAATGCTACAAGAACGCGTAAGTGCTCTCTTGAGGGGGAAATTTGTAAAACTCGCTTTTTACGAAGTTACAGCGTCTAAAAATGTGACATATTGCTAAGTTAGCAACCACAGCGGTTTTCGCTTCTCTCGCTTTGACTGCGTAAGGACGTAACGGTAGGCTGCATTGGTGTGGATCTATATGGAATCGAGAATGTAAAACAAATTAACCCGCTGTATAAAACTGGGTCTTGTTATGACCACAGTTATTAAATGTTACTAATTAACCCGTATGCAGATTCCAGGTTTCTTAAATATATCACTATATTATGTGTTGCACAATGTTTCCttgtttatctaaaacaaaTGAATTAAACTGTGTTTATATTGATATTTGGCTTCAATTTAGGTAAGGGTAAGACagcgctggcacggctggcagccttaacccaatttccctcgggatgaataaagtatgatcaatcaatcaatcaatcaatcaatcaatttaaaaaaacaatgagTTCAACCCTTTGTGCACTGTGCAACTGAAAGATACGTGAatactaattactttttcaaaagtGGGCGTTGTATATACTGTAATATTTCTATTAATGACATGTTAGAAAATCTGATTAATGTTGCTGGCATAGAGAGAGGAAAGGAATAAATGCTAAATATTGATGGCTGCCACTAAAATAATAACAGACAATTATCAAAACACATGTGAAATGTATATACATTTTTAGTGATGTACCTCATGTGGTGTGGCAGCAGGTATACCTTGTATAGTAATAAATATCTCTGTTTTTACAGATTGATGCCACAGTGATTGATTTCATGGATGACAAGACCCTGTCTGGTTACATCCCAACATATGGTGATAGGATAGCTGCCAGACGGTTCTGCTTGGAAAACAGTGGTGCAAGTACTAAGGAATCAAGAAAAAACTCATTGCTCGAAAAATTGAAGGAAAAGATGGGAATCAATGAAAATGAGAAGAAACCTGATCATGAGGAGGCATTCGTTTCTAAGAGAAAAAGAACatatgcaaaaaacaacaaatgggCTGAGAAAAAGACTCGAAAAATTGAGTTAGGGTGGATCCATGAAGGTAAGCAAGTGAGAAAGcgcagaggaggaggaacaaGGACCTTTGATGTGCCCAAAGACTCCAAAAAAGCTGACATATTACAGTATGCTAAAGatcttttctttccaagtgGAAAAAGCAAATTTGGAAGATGGGAGGTGTTCGGTCATGACATATTAGACTATCAGGAAGAGGCTGTATTTGATGAAGATGTCACAGTTGGAGAACTCTACTCAGCACTTAAAATGGGAATGTTGAGATTTTACTTGTGCACAAGAAGATTTTccaatgatgaagatgatgaagaagTTTATGATAGAGggaaaacacatgtaaacaatGTTACACAACTGACTGGCTCACATCAAGAGGATGAAGAAGCTTCTCACACTGTTGTGATCTCATCATCAGAATCTAGGAATGCTGATGAAGATGTATTATTAGACACATCTGAGGTAATGATTGGACCCTACCTTGGAGAGCCTCTGCCTTGTCAACTTGATGACACTGTAATAGATGAACCATTCCTGCAGTTTGAGGAAGATGATCTGGTCATCACATCCATTACACTTCctccaacaaacacagcagtcagtAGTCCAGACACATCTATAAGCAATGAAGCAATAAGCTCTGCAGGATCATATGATGTTGTCTGCGTTACCATCAAACTTCACAGGGTTACTGTTCTGGAGGAGATGATCAGCCAGTTCAAAGATCCAGCACTCCTCATACACCCTCTAAAATACACCTACATTGATGAAAAAGGAGCTGATGCAGACGGTGTATCAAGAGATGTGTATGCTGCATTTTGGTCAGAGTTTGTGGACAATACAGCTGAAGGAGAGGAGTTCAGAGTGCCATCACTGTCACCTAAATGGCAGGAAGAAGAGTGGAAATCCATGGGTAGAATTTTACTGAAGGGATTTCAAGACCATGGATATTTCCCTTGTCGCCTTGCTCCTGTTTTCACAGTGGCACTCATCTTCGGTGAGAATCAAGTATCAGATGATCTGCTGTTTGAAAGTCTTCTCTTTTACCTAAGTCAATCAGATAGGGATCTTATAACAAGGGCTCTAAAAGAAGATCTTTCAGATGAAGACAGGGATGAAGTGCTGGATCTCATGGATCGCCTGGATGTATCAGTGCTTCCAACCAAAGAGAATTTAAAAGGCCTTCTTCTGAAAGTCGCACACAAACAATTAATCCAAAAACCAGCATATGCCGCAGAGAAAATGTCCTTAGTTGCAAGCCACTTCCTAAAAGAAGCTTTTCAAAGCCCACAAGATGTCCTACTAATGTATGAAGATAAAAAGCCAACAACGAGAAAGCTTTTGAAGTTGCTTACTTCCTCTCCCACCACTCAAGCAGAGAAGCAGAGCTTCAGATTTCTGCACCAGTACATCAGAGGACTTGACGATACAGGGCTCAGAAGGATGTTCAGGTTTCTTACTGGGTCAGATGTCATCTGTGTTGACAAGGTTGAGGTACTGTTCACGCCTGTGGATGGACTGGCACGACGACCTGTGGCACACACATGTGGCCCTCTTCTGGAACTACCATGGACATACACGTCCTACCCAGAACTACGAAATGAACTGGACAATGTTTTGGCTGCTAAAAGCTCTTATGAATTCAGCATAGCTTGATTAAAGTCCATCATGTTTAAACCAAAGAATGAAAGGTTTGCACTAACAATGAGGGGCTATGAAGCTATAAAGT
It includes:
- the LOC112846054 gene encoding uncharacterized protein LOC112846054; the encoded protein is MVGVESSRSSELALNFQCPAFNMDTNTDSPLLRFLRNRGVPEDCLLRMLQERIDATVIDFMDDKTLSGYIPTYGDRIAARRFCLENSGASTKESRKNSLLEKLKEKMGINENEKKPDHEEAFVSKRKRTYAKNNKWAEKKTRKIELGWIHEGKQVRKRRGGGTRTFDVPKDSKKADILQYAKDLFFPSGKSKFGRWEVFGHDILDYQEEAVFDEDVTVGELYSALKMGMLRFYLCTRRFSNDEDDEEVYDRGKTHVNNVTQLTGSHQEDEEASHTVVISSSESRNADEDVLLDTSEVMIGPYLGEPLPCQLDDTVIDEPFLQFEEDDLVITSITLPPTNTAVSSPDTSISNEAISSAGSYDVVCVTIKLHRVTVLEEMISQFKDPALLIHPLKYTYIDEKGADADGVSRDVYAAFWSEFVDNTAEGEEFRVPSLSPKWQEEEWKSMGRILLKGFQDHGYFPCRLAPVFTVALIFGENQVSDDLLFESLLFYLSQSDRDLITRALKEDLSDEDRDEVLDLMDRLDVSVLPTKENLKGLLLKVAHKQLIQKPAYAAEKMSLVASHFLKEAFQSPQDVLLMYEDKKPTTRKLLKLLTSSPTTQAEKQSFRFLHQYIRGLDDTGLRRMFRFLTGSDVICVDKVEVLFTPVDGLARRPVAHTCGPLLELPWTYTSYPELRNELDNVLAAKSSYEFSIA